From a region of the Cygnus atratus isolate AKBS03 ecotype Queensland, Australia chromosome 3, CAtr_DNAZoo_HiC_assembly, whole genome shotgun sequence genome:
- the FBXO30 gene encoding F-box only protein 30 encodes MEEQQQHVHCVNCVSRRCMTRPEPGISCDLIGCPLVCGAVFHSCKAEEHRILCPLERVPCLNSGFGCPFIVARNKIADHLEVCPASVVCCTMEWNRWPVSYADRKSYENLSKDVDEVEQLDMALALQDQRMLLESLKVATMMSKAADQMSESREQTSVKTNTPDTVCSNGLIPVDEESYGALYQATVETTRSLAAALDILNTATRDISMLNSKLCTSHETKEDAEIKEQASNGVIQDNKSDHEYPGEENIGAAGGVDLDSLSQNSQMEQNGSSDICYDVVQNHDLNLNLSDSSLLCNGFHVENECSKVLDQNEDLGVSNSKPSSVANGECTASCDDEALQSCSSFPVTAQLKEVIPADHLVNGNVNHILLPHANAEEILERQVEQERLRNVDAFSLMRHRSYKFLVNHYWSAPKEDKAVDTSDLEITEDPMGLQGIDLITAALLFCLGDSPGGRGISESRTVDVYHVDFGTQTFSLPSAILATNTMVGEIASASACDHANPQLSNPSPFQTLGLDLVLEYVARYQTKQRSMFTFVCGQLFRRNEFSSHFKNVHGDIHAGLNGWMEQRCPLAYYGCTYSQRRFCPSTQGAKIIHDRHLRSFGVQPCISTVLVEPAKSCLIGLHNDHLSSLPFEVLQHIASFLDGFSLCQLSRVSRLMRDVCGSLLQARGMVILLWEKKKYPDGISSWQIKEKVWRFSTAFCTVNEWKFADIISMADHLKKCSYNAVERREEAVPLPCMCVTRELTKEGRSLRSVLKPVL; translated from the exons ATggaggaacagcagcaacatGTACACTGCGTAAACTGTGTCAGCCGTCGTTGTATGACCAGACCAGAGCCTGGCATTTCCTGTGATTTGATAGGCTGCCCGCTGGTTTGTGGAGCAGTTTTTCATTCATGTAAAGCTGAGGAACACCGCATTTTATGTCCACTTGAAAGAGTGCCTTGTTTGAATAGTGGCTTTGGATGTCCCTTCATAGTAGCCCGTAATAAAATTGCTGATCATCTAGAAGTTTGTCCTGCAAGCGTGGTATGTTGCACCATGGAGTGGAATAGATGGCCGGTCAGTTATGCAGACCGAAAATCTTACGAAAATCTGAGTAAAGACGTTGATGAAGTGGAGCAGCTAGATATGGCTTTAGCCCTTCAAGACCAGCGCATGTTACTAGAATCACTTAAAGTAGCAACTATGATGTCAAAAGCAGCTGATCAGATGTCGGAATCCAGAGAACAAACCTCTGTCAAAACAAACACCCCAGATACGGTGTGTTCAAATGGCTTGATACCTGTAGATGAAGAGTCCTATGGTGCACTTTATCAAGCTACTGTAGAAACAACAAGGAGTTTAGCTGCTGCTCTGGATATCCTGAACACTGCAACCAGGGACATTAGCATGTTAAATTCAAAGCTCTGCACTTCACATGAAACGAAAGAAGATGCTGAGATTAAAGAACAAGCCTCTAATGGCGTTATTCAGGATAATAAGTCTGATCACGAATATCCAGGTGAAGAAAACAtaggagcagctgggggagtTGACTTGGATAGCCTGAGTCAAAATTCACAAATGGAGCAAAATGGTTCTAGTGATATTTGTTATGATGTAGTACAAAATCATGACTTAAATCTAAACCTCAGTGACTCCTCACTCTTGTGTAATGGCTTTCATGTAGAAAACGAGTGTTCAAAGGTGTTGGACCAGAATGAAGATCTTGGTGTTTCTAATTCAAAACCATCCAGTGTAGCAAATGGTGAATGTACTGCGTCTTGTGATGATGAAGCATTGCAGTCTTGCAGCTCCTTCCCTGTAACAGCACAACTTAAAGAAGTAATACCAGCTGATCACTTAGTTAATGGTAATGTTAATCATATCCTACTTCCCCATGctaatgcagaagaaattttaGAGAGACAGGTGGAGcaggaaagactgagaaacGTAGATGCATTTTCACTTATGCGGCATCGATCATACAAATTCCTTGTTAATCACTATTGGTCAGCACCAAAAGAAGACAAAGCTGTTGATACATCAGATTTGGAGATAACAGAAGATCCCATGGGTCTTCAGGGGATTGATCTAATCACCGCAGCTCTGTTGTTTTGCCTAGGAGACTCTCCTGGAGGTAGGGGGATATCGGAAAGTCGCACTGTTGATGTGTATCACGTTGACTTTGGGACCCAAAcattttctctcccatcagCTATATTGGCCACAAATACAATGGTGGGGGAAATAGCTTCAGCTTCTGCGTGTGATCATGCCAACCCACAGCTCTCAAATCCAAGTCCATTCCAGACCCTTGGACTGGATTTGGTATTGGAATATGTGGCTAGATACCAAACAAAACAGCGTTCAATGTTTACATTTGTTTGTGGACAGTTGTTTAGGAGGAATGAATTTTCTTCGCATTTTAAGAATGTGCATGGTGACATTCACGCTGGCCTTAATGGCTGGATGGAGCAGAGGTGTCCGTTGGCCTATTATGGGTGTACATATTCTCAACGAAGGTTTTGTCCTTCAACACAAGGGGCAAAAATTATTCATGATCGCCACTTACGGTCATTTGGAGTTCAGCCTTGTATATCTACAGTATTAGTAGAACCAGCAAAAAGCTGCTTAATTGGACTACACAATGACCATTTGAGTAGTCTACCTTTTGAGGTTCTGCAGCACATCGCTAGTTTTCTAGATGGCTTTAGTTTATGTCAGCTTTCAAGAGTGTCACGTTTAATGAGAGATGTGTGTGGAAGCTTGCTTCAAGCACGTGGAATGGTGATACTGctttgggagaagaaaaagtacCCAGATGGAATTTCTTCTtggcaaataaaagaaaag GTTTGGCGGTTCAGTACAGCTTTCTGTACTGTGAATGAGTGGAAGTTTGCTGACATCATAAGCATGGCTGACCACTTGAAGAAATGTAGCTATAATGCTgtagagagaagagaggaggcTGTTCCACTGCCATGTATGTGTGTAACACGAGAACTCACTAAAGAAGGACGTTCACTGCGCTCTGTTTTGAAACCTGTACTTTAA